The Actinobacillus equuli genome includes a window with the following:
- a CDS encoding thermonuclease family protein: MKVLYSLVLFLFLSLIAPSIYAASDSSISCKVVGISDGDTLTCLYKRKPLKVRLLYIDAPESAQPYGNKAKQALANLVFKKQVILHSSSYDRYQRLLAVVYDEQERNINLLLVQKGMAWAYRETLPIYEQAMLKAKQAQKGLWQDKSPINPAEWRKTHSADKRSDSGWNWQNIWKKRPLVKDKTLDCERMLRCSDFSDYQSAKRYFDQCGSKTMDGNNDGIPCNKLYREALH, from the coding sequence ATGAAAGTTCTTTATTCTTTAGTTTTATTCCTATTTTTGAGTTTAATTGCGCCCTCTATTTATGCGGCTTCCGACAGTTCAATCAGCTGTAAAGTCGTAGGGATTAGTGACGGTGATACGCTGACCTGCTTATACAAACGTAAGCCGCTTAAAGTGCGCTTGTTATATATTGATGCGCCGGAGTCCGCCCAGCCATATGGCAATAAAGCCAAACAGGCGCTAGCAAATTTGGTATTTAAAAAACAAGTGATATTGCATAGTAGCAGTTATGATCGTTACCAACGCTTATTAGCGGTGGTTTATGATGAGCAAGAACGCAATATCAATTTATTGTTAGTACAAAAAGGTATGGCATGGGCGTATCGTGAAACACTGCCGATTTATGAGCAGGCAATGCTAAAAGCAAAACAAGCGCAGAAAGGATTATGGCAAGATAAATCGCCAATCAATCCGGCGGAGTGGCGTAAAACGCATAGTGCGGATAAGCGATCGGATTCCGGCTGGAATTGGCAAAATATTTGGAAAAAACGACCGCTTGTAAAAGATAAAACGCTAGATTGTGAGAGAATGTTACGTTGTAGTGATTTTAGTGACTACCAAAGTGCGAAACGTTATTTCGACCAATGTGGTTCCAAAACCATGGATGGAAATAATGACGGTATTCCTTG